A genomic region of Hippoglossus hippoglossus isolate fHipHip1 chromosome 8, fHipHip1.pri, whole genome shotgun sequence contains the following coding sequences:
- the bptf gene encoding nucleosome-remodeling factor subunit BPTF isoform X10 translates to MRGKRGRPPKALPTDEEPSPAATRGLRPRRNLKPRLRDSGDEESPTREPTKPSRKRRGGPGGTSARGRGRGRGGGGRGGRGGRGGKRTAAASKAVVYDDHESDEDEDDAVSLRSEEEEELVAAEPPSEEDEALKEESDCLEDDVLDEEEEVVEEEEVEDDASHCTESSFRSQSTHASTPGKKKLRAPRPRSPILEEKEIPPLELPETSEDLLVPNEELLNATSIYEVLRNFSTVLRLSPFRFEDFCAALVGQEQCTLIAETHNSLLKAILREEDSSNTTFGPADLKDSFNSTLYFIDGMTWPEVLRAYCESDREYQHVLPYQEVDEYPYGPTESKIKVLQFLVDQFLTTNIAREELMSDGSVLYDDHCRVCHRLGDLLCCETCTAVYHLECVKPPLEEVPEDEWQCEICVAHKVPGVTDCVAEAQKIRPYIRQEPIGYDRHQRKYWFLNRRIIVEEYGEHKTKKIWYYSTKAQLEELMESLDKEYWEVDLHATLEEMREEVQAHMDVTEDLTNKARGNNKAYLTAVNDVITEHLKVRLQAKRRAEEGKQETESGSVKAAEETTDFTSQLENSEHKVPESREDASSRAASVPPSAEESCRSDPNPGSASQDSAVPKTESTETKEETEPGHARSQESGEPPTAAKQERTDENLKVELNSDNSLTQTQDQPQQQSSQPDTSSGSNLPDLADRSSQSSFTSQDGAEDYHERVKSEGVRGAAQEVNNQTPRASKESSPVRSDVGSLRLSFLKRDLTVNLNSLFKLGQEGKYRVYHNQYSTNVLALNKHQHREDHDKRRHLSHKFSLTTAAEFKWNGSIYGSRSLTVSTLRLTIIQLETNVPGPFMHPNWAAHRNNWNKAVQMCSKAREFALALAILECAIKPVVMLPVWKDSLGHTRLHRMTSMEREDKEKGKKREKKLEDEETLQQATWVKYTIPIKHQVWKQKGEEYRVTGYGGWSWVSKTHVPRFVPKLPGNTNVNYRKDLEAAKLKEKGRKEKAASCTNNQKKLMETEKQDAADEDKEQTSLIASAQITSSEEDCKPQSSKEEETPSEKKEEGKEVEEKLEDEKMEVEPCPETAASSEEKDKAEDKGPSSSTVEPVKEEAVKSVEPPKEEERAASKPYYDVVNVSEGFQLRTAYKKKVKPSKLDGLLERRVKQFTLEEKQRLERVRQAALLSKVPATKTNLGLKTEGSTLDKQQPAVTPCVKAEEKEENLHVKDNVVKKLDFEQEAKTDSVDVKSEPTATNHSKETEVSAVQSDSGEALTHKEVNGGPLANSNNCISEAIENKEKTQKPEVTLAGENPKKRGFEEMEKSSGQGVAESMEVEQNKSSPVQVNGQAMVPAATAASARVQDDIKPVKSLMNGGLSQNDVSDSCHPPPLKVPKLENHVAEKGDALSRKEDVAVDSEETTPAKLLSSSTSCVKSISSDNCSGSEGLKTTTAESQSVPTTSSVTKPDGTPQAASGTVSSVTTTTQSSTSAPVAVVSQRSKHPVADTKTGTTGSAAASSMTISKEYSTKDRVSLLRFSKCKKARSGTALPSYRKFVTKSSKKSIFVLPNDDLKRLARRGAIREVPIFNYNAKPALDIWPYPSPRPTFGITWRYRLQTVRSLAGVSLMLRLLWACLRWDDMAVRAAANAGVTRKETSETDITTTEIIKRRDVGPYGIRSEYCIRKIICPLGTRDTPKETPTPQRKGLRSSALRPKKQQPAKLTGPIAVETWVPEEEMELWEIRAFAERLEKEKSQGSDPSKTGSSLRTAEDVKAHLENQLKQARLAAQQKRLEQQRPGTPVSTTTATTPSASTPASTGLRTGQVTPGTKMVLASKLGSAVSFQQDKNFHQSFASWVKQGQTNNSSSGVVQQKVLGIFPSGPPANLRTYSTLHPTTGNINLRATTSGSAAQQQASTAAGQTQPCAAMSPSTPLSTSVGTAMVRGPAMTQQGQPQQMVPGSTPVPTAAAAQRAAAPAPSPHATATAPGQTPVAPTQTNRPQQGQVKLTMAQLMQLTQSAQGGNPGLTVVIQGQGQSQGQLQIIPQGVTVIPGPGQQLMQAAMPNGQVQRFLFTPMAPSSSPTTATPPVPQTPQTQMSTPAQARTTAHVQTTPSALAQTQMTAPLPTPTQMPGLAPSPASVPVPAPAQAAAQTLMQTQVPTAFPQSIPAQSQISAPALLQAAAQASTQVFSSTPGVLPTQPQVARSVPAPAYPVLGMTQKVFTSAPQVSPMVQTQVATFAPGLFPTQTQTSMTLPVPGQFAPQAQVQAHALNTSPGLTPTPVQMHMTAPSPAVAPVSVKAAQVAAATNSAQIQVSASLPSAVPVPTPALAPVSAPVLAVVSGQIAVPSPAKALTQIQVTAPVPLHAAMAGAVVTTVTATSTTPSVPALIEQRAAQPQVWIPAASQGQTPVQPAQQAAAPIQAPVPASAPFTPLPQASLTPQSQAQVQHPTVVSMQQVSQMPVSAVQVQMKGIPVSSVTTVRAPQPQLQPQTTTQLQPQPQAQIHAQIQVQPFGQVQQIPHIQAQAHLQPKAQAQIHPQVRVQFQPHAPQAQVQPLAQIQPQVQFQTQNQNFPQVQSQYHPQVQASFQTQAQTQPQIQPQPQIQSQPQVQSQPQVQSQAQNQLHHQVQVQFQQQGQIQPQAPQQTQPQFQIQSPQQLQVQAQPQVQAKLQVQFQPQTQNQVQTQPQLQVQSPIRHQLITVPGLQQPVQLLSALPPHVAAQIQAQIQAQAQQQGGTVPQQIKLQLPIQIQQAGGQIQAHQIQNMVTIQAPASVQEHLQRLQQQQQQQQQQQQQQQQQQQQQQQQQQQPPPPKKKKHHEAKREQKEPNLQNLPTLSPGDGIQKQVVVKQNAAAEQLKQRKSLAAAEREENQRMIVCNQVMKFILDKIEKDEKQAAKKRKKEEVVEQKRFKQNATKLTALLYKHKEQLKAEILKKRALLDKELQLQVQEELRRDLARLQKEKEKARAAITQAAAATVKAASSHSSHPSHSTHSPHSSHTVTSPPSSHKRKREEERDKDRPRERDRHHDKDKKRDRDKDKDRDRCKDRDKDKDKDKEKDKDKDKDKDKDKDRDRDREREKNRERDRERDKDRDGDREKDGDSSSSKHKKKKKLSSTSKDHKKDNKLYCVCKTAYDESKFYIGCDLCSNWFHGACVGITEKEAKKLEDFVCNDCKQGQEGGSNEELYCICRTPYDESQFYIGCDRCQNWYHGRCVGILQSEATHIDVYVCPQCQSTEDAMTVLTPLTDKDNEGLKRILRSLQTHKMAWPFLEPVDPHDAPDYYRVIKEPMDFSTMETRLQRRHYHKLTEFVADVTKIFDNCRYYNPNDTPFFQCAEVLEAFFVQKLKGFKASRSHNNKLQSSSAS, encoded by the exons atgagagggaagagaggcAGGCCGCCCAAAGCCCTGCCGACCGACGAGGAGCCGTCCCCGGCCGCGACCCGGGGCTTGCGACCGCGGCGGAACCTGAAGCCCCGGCTGCGGGACAGCGGGGACGAGGAGAGCCCCACGCGGGAGCCCACCAAGCCGAGCCGAAAGAGGCGAGGGGGACCCGGCGGCACGTCGGCGCGGGGCAGGGGACGAGGCAGAGGCGGCGGcggcagaggaggcagagggggacGGGGAGGGAAGCGGACGGCGGCCGCCTCCAAAGCGGTGGTGTACGACGACCACGAGAgcgacgaggacgaggacgacgCTGTCAGCCTGAGgtcggaggaggaagaggagctggtgGCGGCGGAGCCCCCGTCCGAGGAGGACGAGGCCCTGAAAGAGGAGTCCGACTGCCTGGAAGATGATGTgctggacgaggaggaggaggtggtggaggaggaggaggtggaggatgatGCCAGCCACTGCACTGAGAGCAGCTTTCGGAGCCAGAGCACACACGCCAGCACCCCGG GGAAGAAAAAGCTTCGGGCTCCCCGTCCTCGCTCTCCCAtcctggaggagaaggagattcCTCCTCTGGAGCTTCCCGAGACCTCGGAGGATCTCCTGGTGCCGAACGAGGAGCTGCTCAACGCCACCTCCATCTACGAGGTGCTGCGGAACTTCAGCACGGTGCTGCGTCTCTCGCCCTTCCGCTTCGAGGACTTCTGCGCAGCTCTGGTCGGCCAGGAGCAGTGCACTTTAATAGCAGAGACCCACAATTCCCTCCTGAAGGCCATCCTGCGCGAGGAGGACTCCTCCAACACTACCTTCGGCCCTGCTGACCTCAAGGACAGTTTCAACTCCACTCTGTACTTTATTGACGGCATGACGTGGCCTGAGGTGTTGCGGGCGTACTGCGAGAGCGACCGGGAGTACCAGCATGTCCTCCCGTACCAGGAGGTGGACGAGTATCCCTACGGCCCTACGGAGAGTAAGATCAAGGTGCTACAGTTCTTGGTGGACCAGTTTCTCACCACCAACATCGCCCGCGAGGAGCTGATGTCCGACGGCAGCGTGCTGTACGACGACCACTGCCGCGTGTGTCACCGACTGGGCGACCTGCTGTGCTGCGAGACCTGCACGGCGGTCTACCACCTGGAGTGCGTGAAGCCGCCGCTGGAGGAGGTTCCAGAGGATGAGTGGCAGTGTGAGATCTGCGTGGCTCACAAGGTGCCCGGTGTCACGGACTGTGTAGCAGAGGCACAGAAGATCAGGCCCTACATCCGCCAGGAGCCCATCGGGTATGACCGGCACCAGAGGAAATACTGGTTCTTGAACAGAAGGATTATTGT CGAGGAGTACGGGGAGCACAAGACGAAAAAGATCTGGTACTACAGCACCAAGGCGCAGCTGGAGGAGCTCATGGAGAGCCTGGATAAGGAGTACTGGGAGGTGGACCTGCATGCCACgctggaggagatgagggaggaggtgcaggCTCACATGGACGTCACAGAGGACCTCACCAACAAAGCCCGTGGAAACAACAAAGCCTACCTCACCGCTGTCAACG ATGTGATCACGGAGCATTTGAAGGTCAGGCTGCAGGCGAAGAGACGAGCAGAGGAAGGAAAGCAGGAAACAGAATCGGGTTCCGttaaagcagcagaagaaactACTGACTTCACCTCGCAGCTCGAGAACAGCGAGCACAAAGTCCCCGAGTCCAGGGAAGATGCTAGTTCCCGAG CAGCCTCGGTTCCTCCttctgcagaggagagctgcAGGTCGGATCCTAACCCCGGCTCAGCCTCCCAGGACTCGGCTGTGCCTAAAACAGAATCCACCGAGACCAAGGAGGAAACTGAGCCCGGTCACGCCAGGAGCCAGGAGAGTGGAGAGCCGCCTACAGCGGCAAAGCAGGAGAGGACAG ATGAGAACTTGAAAGTGGAGTTAAACAGTGACAACTCGCTGACACAAACCCAAGATCAGCCTCAGCAGCAGTCGTCTCAGCCGGACACGAGTAGCGGCAGCAACCTGCCTGACCTGGCTGATCGCTCCTCGCAGTCGTCTTTCACCAGTCAGGATGGGGCAG AGGATTATCACGAAAGGGTCAAAAGTGAAGGAGTGAGAGGAGCAGCCCAGGAAGTGAATAACCAGACGCCCAGAGCCAGCAAAGAG TCATCCCCAGTTCGCTCCGACGTTGGCTCTTTGCGACTCAGCTTCTTGAAAAGGGACCTGACGGTGAATCTGAACAGCTTGTTCAAGCTGGGTCAGGAGGGTAAATACAGGGTCTACCACAACCAGTACAGCACCAACGTCCTGGCCCTCAACAAACATCAGCACCGCGAGGACCACGACAAGAGACGCCACCTGTCGCACAAGTTCAGCCTGACCACCGCGGCCGAGTTCAAGTGGAACGGCTCCATCTACGGTTCTCGGAGCCTGACTGTCTCCACCCTGCGTCTCACCATCATCCAGCTGGAGACCAACGTGCCCGGACCCTTCATGCATCCTAACTGGGCAGCGCACAG GAACAACTGGAACAAAGCAGTGCAGATGTGCAGCAAGGCCAGGGAATTTGCTCTGGCCTTGGCCATACTGGAGTGTGCCATCAAACCAGTGGTCATGCTGCCTGTATGGAAAGATTCTCTCGGACACACGAG GCTACATCGCATGACCTCCATGGAGCgggaagacaaagagaagggGAAGAAGCGAGAGAAGAAactggaggatgaggagacgCTGCAGCAGGCCACCTGGGTGAAGTACACCATCCCCATCAAACACCAG GTGTGGAAGCAGAAGGGGGAGGAGTACAGGGTGACTGGTTATGGTGGCTGGAGCTGGGTCAGTAAGACCCATGTGCCACGTTTTGTTCCCAAGTTACCAGGGAACACAAATGTAAACTACCGCAAAGACCTGGAGG CAGCTAAACTCAAAgagaagggaaggaaggaaaaggcAGCATCTTGCACAAACAACCAGAAGAAGTTGATGGAAACTGAGAAGCAGGATGCAGCGGATGAGGACAAGGAGCAAACGTCTCTCATTGCATCAGCTCAGATCACCTCATCAGAGGAGGACTGCAAACCTCAGAGCTCAAAAGAGGAAGAAACCCCCTctgagaagaaggaggaggggaaagaagtggaggagaagtTAGAAGATGAAAAAATGGAGGTTGAGCCCTGCCCAGAAACTGCTGCTTCAAGTGAAGAGAAAG ATAAAGCTGAAGACAAAGGCCCGTCCTCGTCGACTGTGGAGCCTGTGAAGGAAGAAGCAGTCAAGAGTGTAGAACCAcccaaggaggaggagagggctgCATCGAAGCCGTACTACGATGTTGTGAACGTCAGCGAGGGCTTCCAGCTGCGGACGGCGTACAAGAAGAAGGTAAAGCCGTCCAAACTGGACGGGCTTCTGGAGCGCCGGGTCAAACAGTTCACcctggaggagaaacagaggctGGAGCGGGTGAGGCAGGCGGCCCTGCTGTCCAAAGTACCAGCCACTAAGACTAATTTAGGGCTGAAGACCGAAGGATCCACGTTGGACAAACAGCAGCCTGCTGTGACCCCGTGtgtgaaagcagaggagaaggaggagaactTACACGTGAAGGACAACGTGGTTAAAAAGCTCGACTTTGAGCAGGAGGCGAAAACGGACAGCGTGGACGTCAAATCAGAACCGACGGCAACCAACCACAGCAAAGAGACAGAGGTGAGCGCTGTGCAGAGCGACAGTGGGGAGGCCTTAACCCATAAAGAGGTGAATGGAGGGCCCTTAGCAAACAGTAACAATTGTATATCAGAGGcaatagaaaataaagagaagacACAGAAGCCAGAGGTGACGCTAGCGGGAGAGAATCCTAAAAAACGTGGGTTcgaggagatggagaaaagcAGCGGACAGGGCGTCGCAGAGAGCATGGAGGTCGAGCAGAACAAGAGCAGTCCGGTGCAGGTGAATGGACAAGCTATGGTCCCTGCCGCTACTGCAGCCTCAGCCAGAGTCCAAGATGATATCAAGCCCGTGAAGTCTCTGATGAATGGAGGCCTCTCACAGAACGATGTGTCCGACTCGTGTCATCCACCTCCCCTGAAAGTCCCCAAATTGGAGAACCACGTGGCGGAGAAAGGAGACGCTCTGAGTAGGAAAGAGGATGTGGCGGTGGACAGTGAGGAAACCACACCAGCCAAGCTTTTATCCTCAAGCACCTCCTGTGTGAAAAGCATTAGCTCTGACAACTGCAGTGGTAGCGAAGGTTTGAAAACCACAACTGCAGAGTCTCAAAGTGTCCCAACCACCAGCAGCGTCACTAAGCCTGATGGGACGCCTCAAGCAGCGAGTGGCACAGTCTCCTccgtcaccaccaccacccagtCCAGCACCTCTGCACCTGTAGCAGTCGTCTCACAGAGGAGCAAACATCCAGTCGCTGACACCAAGACGGGCACGACGGGTTCAGCAGCAGCCAGCTCCATGACGATCAGTAAAGAGTACTCCACCAAAGACAGAGTCAGCCTCCTGAGGTTCTCCAAATGCAAGAAGGCTCGCTCGGGCACCGCGCTGCCGTCCTACCGCAAGTTTGTTACCAAGAGCAGCAAGAAGAGTATCTTCGTCCTGCCGAACGATGACCTGAAGAGGCTGGCGAGGAGAGGGGCCATCAGGGAGGTGCCCATCTTCAACTACAACGCCAAGCCAGCCCTGGATATTTGGCCCTACCCTTCACCTCGGCCCACGTTTGGGATCACATGGAG GTACCGTCTCCAGACTGTGAGGTCACTGGCAGGGGTCAGCCTGATGCTGAGGCTGCTGTGGGCCTGTCTGAGGTGGGACGACATGGCTGTTAGAGCGGCTGCCAATGCAGGGGTTACTCGGAAAG AAACCTCGGAGACGGATATCACCACGACGGAGATTATAAAACGAAGAGACGTGGGGCCGTATGGCATCCGCTCGGAATACTGCATCAGGAAGATCATCTGTCCCCTCGGGACAAGAGACACTCCCAAAG AGACCCCCACTCCACAGAGGAAAGGCCTGCGCTCGAGCGCCTTGAGGCCCAAGAAGCAGCAGCCAGCTAAGCTGACTGGGCCCATCGCTGTGGAGACGTGGGTTCCCgaagaggagatggagctgTGGGAGATCAGGGCCTTTGCAgagag GTTGGAGAAGGAGAAGTCACAGGGTTCAGATCCCTCCAAGACTGGCAGCAGCCTGAGGACGGCAGAGGATGTCAAGGCCCATCTGGAGAATCAGCTGAAACAGGCCAGACTGGCTGCCCAGCAG aaacgtctggagcagcagagacCGGGTACACCTGTTTCCACCACAACAGCCACCACCCCCTCAGCCAGCACGCCGGCATCCACGGGCCTGAGGACAGGCCAGGTCACACCTGGAACCAAGATGGTCCTCGCCTCCAAACTGGGCTCAGCAGTTTCCTTCCAGCAAGACAAGAATTTCCACCAGTCGTTTGCTTCCTGGGTCAAGCAGGGTCAgaccaacaacagcagctcag GTGTAGTCCAACAGAAGGTTCTGGGCATTTTCCCCTCTGGGCCTCCTGCGAACCTGAGGACATACAGCACACTACATCCTACGACCGGCAACATCAACCTCAGAGCCACCACCTCTGGCTCAGCTGCTCAGCAACAG GCCAGTACAGCTGCAGGTCAAACCCAGCCTTGCGCTGCGATGAGCCCGTCAACCCCCCTGTCTACCTCTGTGGGCACCGCGATGGTCCGAGGTCCAGCGATGACTCAACAAG GCCAACCTCAGCAGATGGTGCCGGGTTCGACACCTGTGCCGACGGCAGCAGCCGCTCAGAGAGCAGCGGCTCCTGCACCATCACCTCATGCAACCGCCACAGCTCCTGGACAGACGCCTGTAGCTCCCACCCAGACCAACAGACCACAGCAGGGTCAAGTCAAACTAACTATGGCGCAGCTCATGCAGCTGACACAGAGCGCTCAG GGTGGAAACCCCGGTCTGACGGTGGTGATCCAGGGTCAGGGCCAGAGCCAGGGTCAGCTGCAAATCATCCCACAGGGTGTAACAGTCATTCCTGGCCCCGGTCAGCAGCTAATGCAGGCAGCCATGCCGAATGGTCAGGTCCAGCgcttcctcttcactcccaTGGCCCCATCCTCATCACCCACTACTGCCACCCCTCCTGTACCTCAGACCCCTCAAACCCAAATGTCGACTCCAGCTCAAGCCAGAACCACTGCACATGTCCAGACGACTCCCTCAGCCTTAGcccaaacacaaatgacagcCCCTCTACCTACCCCAACACAAATGCCAGGTTTGGCCCCCAGCCCAGCTTCAGTCCCTGTGCCTGCTCCGGCACAAGCTGCAGCCCAGACCTTGATGCAAACACAAGTTCCAACTGCTTTCCCACAATCCATCCCTGCTCAATCACAGATATCTGCGCCTGCCCTGCTACAAGCTGCAGCTCAGGCCTCCACACAGGTTTTCTCCTCCACACCAGGCGTTCTCCCCACACAACCACAAGTGGCAAGATCTGTGCCAGCCCCCGCTTACCCTGTCCTGGGTATGACTCAGAAAGTCTTCACCTCAGCCCCTCAAGTCTCACCCATGGTCCAAACCCAAGTCGCCACCTTTGCCCCAGGCTTGTTCCCCACACAAACCCAAACTTCCATGACGCTGCCTGTCCCTGGACAGTTTGCACCTCAGGCCCAGGTCCAGGCACATGCCCTCAACACCTCCCCGGGCTTGACCCCAACCCCTGTCCAGATGCACATGACTGCCCCTTCCCCTGCTGTCGCCCCCGTCTCAGTCAAGGCTGCCCAAGTTGCAGCCGCTACCAACTCTGCCCAAATACAAGTTTCTGcctctcttccctctgcagTCCCAGTCCCAACCCCCGCTCTTGCTCCGGTCTCTGCTCCTGTTTTAGCTGTTGTGTCCGGTCAGATTGCTGTCCCGTCCCCGGCTAAAGCTCTAACCCAAATTCAAGTCACAGCTCCAGTTCCCCTCCACGCTGCTATGGCCGGTGCTGTTGTCACAACGGTCACAGCCACCTCCACAACACCTTCAGTGCCAG CTCTGATAGAACAGAGGGCAGCTCAGCCCCAGGTTTGGATTCCAGCCGCATCTCAAGGTCAGACTCCTGTTCAGCCGGCTCAGCAGGCGGCAGCTCCCATTCAGGCACCTGTACCTGCCTCTGCACCTTTTACGCCCCTGCCACAAGCATCTCTTACTCCCCAGTCTCAAGCACAAGTCCAGCACCCTACAGTTGTGTCCATGCAGCAGGTTTCTCAAAtgccagtctcagctgtgcaGGTTCAAATGAAGGGAATACCAGTTTCTTCTGTTACTACAGTGAGAGCCCCCCAACCTCAGCTCCAGCCCCAGACCACTACCCAACTGCAACCCCAGCCTCAAGCCCAAATCCATGCACAGATTCAGGTCCAGCCCTTTGGCCAAGTCCAGCAAATACCACACATTCAGGCTCAAGCTCATCTCCAGCCCAAAGCACAAGCCCAAATCCACCCGCAAGTCCGAGTTCAGTTTCAGCCGCATGCACCCCAAGCCCAAGTACAGCCCCTCGCTCAAATCCAACCTCAGGTGCAGTTTCAGACCCAAAACCAGAACTTTCCCCAGGTCCAGTCCCAGTACCACCCCCAGGTACAAGCTTCATTTCAAACGCAGGCGCAAACCCAGCCCCAGATTCAACCTCAGCCCCAGATACAGTCCCAGCCCCAGGTACAGTCGCAGCCTCAGGTTCAGTCTCAGGCCCAAAACCAACTCCATCACCAGGTTCAGGTCCAATTCCAGCAACAAGGTCAGATCCAGCCTCAGGCCCCGCAGCAAACACAGCCCCAGTTTCAAATCCAGTCACCGCAGCAGCTGCAAGTCCAGGCCCAGCCCCAAGTTCAAGCTAAGCTCCAAGTCCAGTTCCAGCCTCAAACCCAGAATCAAGTTCAAACGCAGCCCCAACTTCAGGTTCAGTCTCCAATCAGGCATCAGCTCATCACTGTCCCCGGCCTGCAGCAGCCAGTCCAGCTGCTCTCAGCTCTGCCACCCCATGTTGCAGCTCAGATCCAAGCTCAGATCCAGGCACAGGCGCAGCAGCAGGGAGGCACGGTTCCACAGCAGATCAAACTGCAGCTGCCTATCCAGATCCAGCAGGCGGGGGGGCAGATTCAGGCCCACCAGATCCAGAACATGGTGACCATACAGGCACCAGCAAGCGTCCAGGAGCAtcttcagaggctgcagcaacaacagcaacaacagcagcaacaacagcagcaacaacagcagcaacaacaacaacaacaacagcagcagcag cagccaccaccaccaaagaagaagaaacaccaTGAGGCTAAAAGGGAACAGAAAGAGCCGAATCTGCAGAATCTGCCGACTCTTAGCCCCGGAGACGGAATCCAAAAACAG GTGGTAGTGAAGCAGaatgctgcagcagagcagctgaagcAGAGGAAGTCGCTCGCTGCGGCTGAGCGAGAGGAGAACCAGAG GATGATCGTGTGCAACCAGGTGATGAAGTTCATCCTCGACAAGATTGAGAAGGACGAGAAGCAGGCAGctaagaagagaaagaaggaggaggtggtggagcagAAGCGCTTCAAGCAGAACGCCACCAAGCTGACGGCGCTGCTGTACAAGCACAAAGAGCAGCTGAAGGCCGAGATCCTGAAGAAGAGGGCCCTGCTGGacaaggagctgcagctgcaagtACAG gaggagctgaggcgGGACCTAGCCAGGCTccagaaggagaaggagaaagccCGAGCGGCCATCACCcaagctgctgcagcaacagTCAAGGCGGCCTCTTCCCACTCCTCCCATCCTTCCCACTCGACACATTCCCCTCACAGCAGCCACACAGTGACCTCACCGCCCTCGTCCCATAAACgcaagagggaagaggagagagacaaagaccGACCCAGAGAAAGGGACAGGCACCACGACAAGGACAAGAAACGGGACAGGGACAAAGACAAGGACAGAGACCGGTGTAAAGACAGAGACAAGgacaaagataaagataaagaaaaggataaagacaaagacaaagataaagacaaagacaaagacagagaccGCGAtcgagagagggagaaaaacagagagcgGGACCGGGAGCGAGACAAGGACAGAGATGGGGACAGAGAAAAGGACGGAGATTCCAGCTCATctaaacacaagaagaagaagaagctctcTTCTACCTCAAAGGATCACAAGAAGGACAACAAACTGTACTGTGTCTGCAAGACGGCCTACGACGAGTCAAA GTTTTACATCGGGTGCGACCTGTGCTCCAACTGGTTTCACGGTGCGTGTGTCGGCATCACGGAGAAGGAGGCAAAGAAGTTGGAGGACTTCGTGTGTAACGACTGTAAACAAGGTCAGGAAGGAGGAAGCAACGAGGAGCTCTACTGCATCTGCCGGACGCCATACGACGAATCACA